From one Rhodamnia argentea isolate NSW1041297 chromosome 1, ASM2092103v1, whole genome shotgun sequence genomic stretch:
- the LOC115743910 gene encoding putative uncharacterized protein DDB_G0277003 isoform X7 → MEKQTASLHLVSAFLAMEPTDCVLSHARSLGGGSVTVDVQRFVWDHCISKAIGKCHAPYLKHFLKKLILEIEANRDDVLDELYELYTEFMTSLKVGSGVGLVGICLSHVKASKVILSDGDLSTLSNMKLNLKMNQLSTSDDEPESSQCPDSFEPAQIGGIRTEIDIVSSHQVKCLHLPWECASEIELQGSEPDIILGADVIYDPLCLPHLVHLLSILVDKSKSSQFPRAGCDSAIGNSHDYSNRCNSQDVEAARDRAGNASPTKHPIAYISSVIRNANTFDRFLALVDKANLTVADLTGTFQPASLLPYMQSYDRSSIRLFRLSSK, encoded by the exons ATGGAGAAGCAAACTGCGAGCCTCCATTTGGTCTCCGCGTTTCTCGCCATGGAACCCACTGACTGCGTGTTATCCCACGCGAG ATCACTTGGTGGAGGGTCCGTGACGGTGGATGTTCAGAGGTTCGTGTGGGATCATTGCATCAGTAAAGCT ATTGGCAAGTGCCACGCTCCGTACTTGAAACACTTCTTGAAGAAGCTCATATTGGAAATTGAGGCTAACCGTGATGACGTGCTAGATGAATTGTATGAACTGTACACCGAGTTCATGACTTCTTTAAAG GTTGGCTCAGGTGTTGGCTTAGTTGGTATCTGTCTCTCGCATGTGAAAGCTTCCAAG GTAATATTAAGTGATGGCGACCTATCAACTTTAAGCAACATGAAgcttaatttgaagatgaatcaATTGAGCACCAGTGATGATGAGCCAGAGTCTTCGCAATGTCCAGATTCT TTTGAACCTGCACAAATTGGAGGAATAAGAACTGAAATTGATATCGTTTCCTCACACCAGGTAAAATGTTTACACCTGCCTTGGGAATGTGCATCTGAGATTGAACTTCAGGGATCGGAGCCAGATATAAT CTTAGGTGCAGACGTGATATACGACCCGTTGTGCCTGCCGCACCTTGTGCATTTGCTCTCCATTCTTGTGGATAAATCAAAGTCATCGCAATTCCCGAGAGCAGGTTGTGACAGTGCAATTGGCAACTCACATGATTACAGCAATAGGTGCAATTCCCAGGATGTCGAGGCAGCTCGCGACCGTGCAGGAAATGCCAGCCCCACCAAGCATCCAATCGCTTACATTTCGTCTGTCATCCGCAATGCCAATACTTTCGATCGTTTTCTCGCTTTAGTTGACAAGGCAAATCTCACTGTTGCTGACCTGACTGGAACCTTTCAACCTGCCAGTTTACTTCCTTACATGCAATCATACGATAGATCGAGCATACGACTGTTCAGGCTCTCGAGTAAATGA
- the LOC115743910 gene encoding putative uncharacterized protein DDB_G0277003 isoform X4 → MEKQIASLHLVSAFLAMEPTDCVLSHARSLGGGSVTVDVQRFVWDHCISKAIGKCHAPYLKNFLKKLILEIESNHDDVLDELYELYTEFMISLKDENAVKGNVRALKYISFLFPDDASCKDAMVRKLVVPLHCSLNMLEGDTGCSIWPASLFLSEFILSIPDMFSSKTCFEVGSGVGLVGICLSHVKASKAILSDGDLSTLSNMKLNLKMNQLSTGDDEPEFSECSDSVKCLHLPWECASESELQGLEPDIILGADVIYDPLCLPHLVRLLSILVDKSEPSLRFPRAGCDSAIGSDRCNSQDVEAARDRAGNASPTKHPIAYISSVIRNANTFDRFLALVDKANLTVADLTGTFQPASLLPYMQSYDRSSIRLFRLSSK, encoded by the exons ATGGAGAAGCAAATTGCGAGTCTCCATTTGGTCTCTGCGTTTCTCGCCATGGAACCCACTGACTGCGTGTTATCCCACGCCAG ATCACTTGGTGGTGGGTCCGTGACGGTGGATGTTCAGAGGTTCGTGTGGGATCATTGCATCAGTAAAGCT ATTGGCAAGTGCCATGCTCCATACTTGAAAAACTTCTTGAAGAAGCTCATATTGGAAATTGAGTCTAACCATGATGATGTGCTAGATGAATTGTATGAACTGTACACCGAGTTCATGATTTCTTTAAAG GATGAAAATGCAGTCAAAGGGAATGTGAGGGCTTTGAAAtatatctcttttcttttcccagaCG ATGCAAGTTGTAAGGATGCAATGGTAAGGAAATTGGTGGTTCCACTGCATTGTTCGCTCAACATGCTTGAAGGAGATACAGG GTGCTCGATCTGGCCAGCCAGTCTATTTTTGTCAGAGTTCATACTTTCCATTCCGGATATGTTCTCCAGCAAAACATGTTTTGAA GTTGGCTCAGGTGTTGGCTTAGTTGGTATCTGTCTCTCCCATGTGAAAGCTTCCAAG GCAATATTAAGTGATGGCGACCTATCAACTTTAAGCAACATGAAgcttaatttgaagatgaatcaATTGAGCACGGGAGATGATGAGCCAGAGTTTTCGGAATGTTCAGATTCT GTAAAATGTTTACACCTGCCTTGGGAATGTGCATCTGAGAGTGAACTTCAGGGATTGGAGCCGGATATAAT CTTAGGTGCGGACGTAATATATGACCCGTTGTGCCTGCCACACCTTGTGCGTTTGCTCTCCATTCTTGTGGATAAATCAGAGCCATCTTTGCGATTCCCGAGAGCAGGCTGCGACAGTGCAATTGGCAGCGATAG GTGCAATTCCCAGGATGTCGAGGCAGCTCGCGACCGTGCAGGAAATGCCAGCCCCACCAAGCATCCAATCGCTTACATTTCGTCTGTCATCCGCAATGCCAATACTTTCGATCGTTTTCTCGCTTTAGTTGACAAGGCAAATCTCACTGTTGCTGACCTGACTGGAACCTTTCAACCTGCCAGTTTACTTCCTTACATGCAATCATACGATAGATCGAGCATACGACTGTTCAGGCTCTCGAGTAAATGA
- the LOC115743910 gene encoding putative uncharacterized protein DDB_G0277003 isoform X2, whose amino-acid sequence MEKQIASLHLVSAFLAMEPTDCVLSHARSLGGGSVTVDVQRFVWDHCISKAIGKCHAPYLKNFLKKLILEIESNHDDVLDELYELYTEFMISLKDENAVKGNVRALKYISFLFPDDASCKDAMVRKLVVPLHCSLNMLEGDTGCSIWPASLFLSEFILSIPDMFSSKTCFEVGSGVGLVGICLSHVKASKAILSDGDLSTLSNMKLNLKMNQLSTGDDEPEFSECSDSVKCLHLPWECASESELQGLEPDIILGADVIYDPLCLPHLVRLLSILVDKSEPSLRFPRAGCDSAIGNSHDYSNRCNSQDVEAARDRAGNASPTKHPIAYISSVIRNANTFDRFLALVDKANLTVADLTGTFQPASLLPYMQSYDRSSIRLFRLSSK is encoded by the exons ATGGAGAAGCAAATTGCGAGTCTCCATTTGGTCTCTGCGTTTCTCGCCATGGAACCCACTGACTGCGTGTTATCCCACGCCAG ATCACTTGGTGGTGGGTCCGTGACGGTGGATGTTCAGAGGTTCGTGTGGGATCATTGCATCAGTAAAGCT ATTGGCAAGTGCCATGCTCCATACTTGAAAAACTTCTTGAAGAAGCTCATATTGGAAATTGAGTCTAACCATGATGATGTGCTAGATGAATTGTATGAACTGTACACCGAGTTCATGATTTCTTTAAAG GATGAAAATGCAGTCAAAGGGAATGTGAGGGCTTTGAAAtatatctcttttcttttcccagaCG ATGCAAGTTGTAAGGATGCAATGGTAAGGAAATTGGTGGTTCCACTGCATTGTTCGCTCAACATGCTTGAAGGAGATACAGG GTGCTCGATCTGGCCAGCCAGTCTATTTTTGTCAGAGTTCATACTTTCCATTCCGGATATGTTCTCCAGCAAAACATGTTTTGAA GTTGGCTCAGGTGTTGGCTTAGTTGGTATCTGTCTCTCCCATGTGAAAGCTTCCAAG GCAATATTAAGTGATGGCGACCTATCAACTTTAAGCAACATGAAgcttaatttgaagatgaatcaATTGAGCACGGGAGATGATGAGCCAGAGTTTTCGGAATGTTCAGATTCT GTAAAATGTTTACACCTGCCTTGGGAATGTGCATCTGAGAGTGAACTTCAGGGATTGGAGCCGGATATAAT CTTAGGTGCGGACGTAATATATGACCCGTTGTGCCTGCCACACCTTGTGCGTTTGCTCTCCATTCTTGTGGATAAATCAGAGCCATCTTTGCGATTCCCGAGAGCAG GTTGTGACAGTGCAATTGGCAACTCACATGATTACAGCAATAGGTGCAATTCCCAGGATGTCGAGGCAGCTCGCGACCGTGCAGGAAATGCCAGCCCCACCAAGCATCCAATCGCTTACATTTCGTCTGTCATCCGCAATGCCAATACTTTCGATCGTTTTCTCGCTTTAGTTGACAAGGCAAATCTCACTGTTGCTGACCTGACTGGAACCTTTCAACCTGCCAGTTTACTTCCTTACATGCAATCATACGATAGATCGAGCATACGACTGTTCAGGCTCTCGAGTAAATGA
- the LOC115743910 gene encoding protein-lysine N-methyltransferase EEF2KMT isoform X1: MEKQTASLHLVSAFLAMEPTDCVLSHARSLGGGSVTVDVQRFVWDHCISKAIGKCHAPYLKHFLKKLILEIEANRDDVLDELYELYTEFMTSLKDENAVKGNVRALKYISFIFPDDASCKDAMVRKLVVPLHCSLNMLEGDTGCSIWPASLFLSEFILSFPDMFSGKTCFEVGSGVGLVGICLSHVKASKVILSDGDLSTLSNMKLNLKMNQLSTSDDEPESSQCPDSFEPAQIGGIRTEIDIVSSHQVKCLHLPWECASEIELQGSEPDIILGADVIYDPLCLPHLVHLLSILVDKSKSSQFPRAGCDSAIGNSHDYSNRCNSQDVEAARDRAGNASPTKHPIAYISSVIRNANTFDRFLALVDKANLTVADLTGTFQPASLLPYMQSYDRSSIRLFRLSSK, from the exons ATGGAGAAGCAAACTGCGAGCCTCCATTTGGTCTCCGCGTTTCTCGCCATGGAACCCACTGACTGCGTGTTATCCCACGCGAG ATCACTTGGTGGAGGGTCCGTGACGGTGGATGTTCAGAGGTTCGTGTGGGATCATTGCATCAGTAAAGCT ATTGGCAAGTGCCACGCTCCGTACTTGAAACACTTCTTGAAGAAGCTCATATTGGAAATTGAGGCTAACCGTGATGACGTGCTAGATGAATTGTATGAACTGTACACCGAGTTCATGACTTCTTTAAAG GATGAAAATGCAGTCAAAGGGAATGTGAGGGCTTTGAAATAtatctcttttattttcccaGATG ATGCAAGTTGTAAGGATGCAATGGTAAGGAAATTGGTGGTTCCACTGCATTGTTCGCTCAACATGCTTGAAGGAGATACGGG GTGCTCGATCTGGCCAGCCAGTCTATTTTTGTCAGAGTTCATACTTTCCTTTCCGGATATGTTCTCCGGCAAAACATGTTTTGAA GTTGGCTCAGGTGTTGGCTTAGTTGGTATCTGTCTCTCGCATGTGAAAGCTTCCAAG GTAATATTAAGTGATGGCGACCTATCAACTTTAAGCAACATGAAgcttaatttgaagatgaatcaATTGAGCACCAGTGATGATGAGCCAGAGTCTTCGCAATGTCCAGATTCT TTTGAACCTGCACAAATTGGAGGAATAAGAACTGAAATTGATATCGTTTCCTCACACCAGGTAAAATGTTTACACCTGCCTTGGGAATGTGCATCTGAGATTGAACTTCAGGGATCGGAGCCAGATATAAT CTTAGGTGCAGACGTGATATACGACCCGTTGTGCCTGCCGCACCTTGTGCATTTGCTCTCCATTCTTGTGGATAAATCAAAGTCATCGCAATTCCCGAGAGCAGGTTGTGACAGTGCAATTGGCAACTCACATGATTACAGCAATAGGTGCAATTCCCAGGATGTCGAGGCAGCTCGCGACCGTGCAGGAAATGCCAGCCCCACCAAGCATCCAATCGCTTACATTTCGTCTGTCATCCGCAATGCCAATACTTTCGATCGTTTTCTCGCTTTAGTTGACAAGGCAAATCTCACTGTTGCTGACCTGACTGGAACCTTTCAACCTGCCAGTTTACTTCCTTACATGCAATCATACGATAGATCGAGCATACGACTGTTCAGGCTCTCGAGTAAATGA
- the LOC115743910 gene encoding protein-lysine N-methyltransferase EEF2KMT isoform X5: MEKQIASLHLVSAFLAMEPTDCVLSHARSLGGGSVTVDVQRFVWDHCISKAIGKCHAPYLKNFLKKLILEIESNHDDVLDELYELYTEFMISLKDENAVKGNVRALKYISFLFPDDASCKDAMVRKLVVPLHCSLNMLEGDTGCSIWPASLFLSEFILSIPDMFSSKTCFEAILSDGDLSTLSNMKLNLKMNQLSTGDDEPEFSECSDSVKCLHLPWECASESELQGLEPDIILGADVIYDPLCLPHLVRLLSILVDKSEPSLRFPRAGCDSAIGNSHDYSNRCNSQDVEAARDRAGNASPTKHPIAYISSVIRNANTFDRFLALVDKANLTVADLTGTFQPASLLPYMQSYDRSSIRLFRLSSK; this comes from the exons ATGGAGAAGCAAATTGCGAGTCTCCATTTGGTCTCTGCGTTTCTCGCCATGGAACCCACTGACTGCGTGTTATCCCACGCCAG ATCACTTGGTGGTGGGTCCGTGACGGTGGATGTTCAGAGGTTCGTGTGGGATCATTGCATCAGTAAAGCT ATTGGCAAGTGCCATGCTCCATACTTGAAAAACTTCTTGAAGAAGCTCATATTGGAAATTGAGTCTAACCATGATGATGTGCTAGATGAATTGTATGAACTGTACACCGAGTTCATGATTTCTTTAAAG GATGAAAATGCAGTCAAAGGGAATGTGAGGGCTTTGAAAtatatctcttttcttttcccagaCG ATGCAAGTTGTAAGGATGCAATGGTAAGGAAATTGGTGGTTCCACTGCATTGTTCGCTCAACATGCTTGAAGGAGATACAGG GTGCTCGATCTGGCCAGCCAGTCTATTTTTGTCAGAGTTCATACTTTCCATTCCGGATATGTTCTCCAGCAAAACATGTTTTGAA GCAATATTAAGTGATGGCGACCTATCAACTTTAAGCAACATGAAgcttaatttgaagatgaatcaATTGAGCACGGGAGATGATGAGCCAGAGTTTTCGGAATGTTCAGATTCT GTAAAATGTTTACACCTGCCTTGGGAATGTGCATCTGAGAGTGAACTTCAGGGATTGGAGCCGGATATAAT CTTAGGTGCGGACGTAATATATGACCCGTTGTGCCTGCCACACCTTGTGCGTTTGCTCTCCATTCTTGTGGATAAATCAGAGCCATCTTTGCGATTCCCGAGAGCAG GTTGTGACAGTGCAATTGGCAACTCACATGATTACAGCAATAGGTGCAATTCCCAGGATGTCGAGGCAGCTCGCGACCGTGCAGGAAATGCCAGCCCCACCAAGCATCCAATCGCTTACATTTCGTCTGTCATCCGCAATGCCAATACTTTCGATCGTTTTCTCGCTTTAGTTGACAAGGCAAATCTCACTGTTGCTGACCTGACTGGAACCTTTCAACCTGCCAGTTTACTTCCTTACATGCAATCATACGATAGATCGAGCATACGACTGTTCAGGCTCTCGAGTAAATGA
- the LOC115743851 gene encoding tol-Pal system protein TolA-like yields the protein MEKSTVTPKGKEKVVEFSKELKENSSGSKFEEETAEETESQDNNEESGAIAIWCANHKNLSSIGSEATLTDEKEQAEEEGFANSRQKKKGKKAKKSAFSAKSFDSETTMSGEASPLSKRTSRAVIEERVEAEAKAKEEGDAYVKVLVDAKAQAKAGAKKKLDAQALSKKEIIDRAKQEVSAVVE from the exons ATGGAAAAGAGCACTGTCACTCctaaaggaaaagagaaagttgTCGAATTCTCAAAAGAGTTAAAAGAAAACTCTAGCGGTTCCAAGTTCGAGGAAGAAACTGCGGAGGAAACAGAGTCACAA GACAATAACGAAGAAAGCGGGGCAATTGCCATATGGTGCGCTAATCACAAAAATCTTTCGAGCATTGGAAGTGAAGCCACCCTCACAGATGAG AAAGAGCAAGCCGAAGAAGAAGGCTTTGCTAATTCTCgtcaaaagaagaagggaaagaaggcAAAGAAGTCCGCTTTTTCTGCTAAGTCGTTTGACTCGGAAACCACCATGTCTGGAGAAGCATCTCCTTTGAGCAAAAGGACATCTCGTGCTGTGATTGAAGAAAG AGTAGAAGCTGAAGCTaaggcaaaagaagaaggagatgcATACGTAAAGGTGTTGGTAGATGCCAAAGCTCAAGCTAAAGCCGGTGCAAAAAAGAAACTAGATGCTCAAGCTCTCTCAAAGAAAGAGATCATTGACAGAGCAAAGCAAGAGGTCTCTGCTGTAGTGGAATGA
- the LOC115743910 gene encoding putative uncharacterized protein DDB_G0277003 isoform X3 has product MEKQIASLHLVSAFLAMEPTDCVLSHARSLGGGSVTVDVQRFVWDHCISKAIGKCHAPYLKNFLKKLILEIESNHDDVLDELYELYTEFMISLKDENAVKGNVRALKYISFLFPDDASCKDAMVRKLVVPLHCSLNMLEGDTGCSIWPASLFLSEFILSIPDMFSSKTCFEVGSGVGLVGICLSHVKASKAILSDGDLSTLSNMKLNLKMNQLSTGDDEPEFSECSDSVKCLHLPWECASESELQGLEPDIILGADVIYDPLCLPHLVHLLSILVDKSKSSQFPRAGCDSAIGNSHDYSNRCNSQDVEAARDRAGNASPTKHPIAYISSVIRNANTFDRFLALVDKANLTVADLTGTFQPASLLPYMQSYDRSSIRLFRLSSK; this is encoded by the exons ATGGAGAAGCAAATTGCGAGTCTCCATTTGGTCTCTGCGTTTCTCGCCATGGAACCCACTGACTGCGTGTTATCCCACGCCAG ATCACTTGGTGGTGGGTCCGTGACGGTGGATGTTCAGAGGTTCGTGTGGGATCATTGCATCAGTAAAGCT ATTGGCAAGTGCCATGCTCCATACTTGAAAAACTTCTTGAAGAAGCTCATATTGGAAATTGAGTCTAACCATGATGATGTGCTAGATGAATTGTATGAACTGTACACCGAGTTCATGATTTCTTTAAAG GATGAAAATGCAGTCAAAGGGAATGTGAGGGCTTTGAAAtatatctcttttcttttcccagaCG ATGCAAGTTGTAAGGATGCAATGGTAAGGAAATTGGTGGTTCCACTGCATTGTTCGCTCAACATGCTTGAAGGAGATACAGG GTGCTCGATCTGGCCAGCCAGTCTATTTTTGTCAGAGTTCATACTTTCCATTCCGGATATGTTCTCCAGCAAAACATGTTTTGAA GTTGGCTCAGGTGTTGGCTTAGTTGGTATCTGTCTCTCCCATGTGAAAGCTTCCAAG GCAATATTAAGTGATGGCGACCTATCAACTTTAAGCAACATGAAgcttaatttgaagatgaatcaATTGAGCACGGGAGATGATGAGCCAGAGTTTTCGGAATGTTCAGATTCT GTAAAATGTTTACACCTGCCTTGGGAATGTGCATCTGAGAGTGAACTTCAGGGATTGGAGCCGGATATAAT CTTAGGTGCAGACGTGATATACGACCCGTTGTGCCTGCCGCACCTTGTGCATTTGCTCTCCATTCTTGTGGATAAATCAAAGTCATCGCAATTCCCGAGAGCAGGTTGTGACAGTGCAATTGGCAACTCACATGATTACAGCAATAGGTGCAATTCCCAGGATGTCGAGGCAGCTCGCGACCGTGCAGGAAATGCCAGCCCCACCAAGCATCCAATCGCTTACATTTCGTCTGTCATCCGCAATGCCAATACTTTCGATCGTTTTCTCGCTTTAGTTGACAAGGCAAATCTCACTGTTGCTGACCTGACTGGAACCTTTCAACCTGCCAGTTTACTTCCTTACATGCAATCATACGATAGATCGAGCATACGACTGTTCAGGCTCTCGAGTAAATGA
- the LOC115743910 gene encoding protein-lysine N-methyltransferase EEF2KMT isoform X6, whose protein sequence is MEKQIASLHLVSAFLAMEPTDCVLSHARSLGGGSVTVDVQRFVWDHCISKAIGKCHAPYLKNFLKKLILEIESNHDDVLDELYELYTEFMISLKDENAVKGNVRALKYISFLFPDDASCKDAMVRKLVVPLHCSLNMLEGDTGCSIWPASLFLSEFILSIPDMFSSKTCFEVGSGVGLVGICLSHVKASKVKCLHLPWECASESELQGLEPDIILGADVIYDPLCLPHLVRLLSILVDKSEPSLRFPRAGCDSAIGNSHDYSNRCNSQDVEAARDRAGNASPTKHPIAYISSVIRNANTFDRFLALVDKANLTVADLTGTFQPASLLPYMQSYDRSSIRLFRLSSK, encoded by the exons ATGGAGAAGCAAATTGCGAGTCTCCATTTGGTCTCTGCGTTTCTCGCCATGGAACCCACTGACTGCGTGTTATCCCACGCCAG ATCACTTGGTGGTGGGTCCGTGACGGTGGATGTTCAGAGGTTCGTGTGGGATCATTGCATCAGTAAAGCT ATTGGCAAGTGCCATGCTCCATACTTGAAAAACTTCTTGAAGAAGCTCATATTGGAAATTGAGTCTAACCATGATGATGTGCTAGATGAATTGTATGAACTGTACACCGAGTTCATGATTTCTTTAAAG GATGAAAATGCAGTCAAAGGGAATGTGAGGGCTTTGAAAtatatctcttttcttttcccagaCG ATGCAAGTTGTAAGGATGCAATGGTAAGGAAATTGGTGGTTCCACTGCATTGTTCGCTCAACATGCTTGAAGGAGATACAGG GTGCTCGATCTGGCCAGCCAGTCTATTTTTGTCAGAGTTCATACTTTCCATTCCGGATATGTTCTCCAGCAAAACATGTTTTGAA GTTGGCTCAGGTGTTGGCTTAGTTGGTATCTGTCTCTCCCATGTGAAAGCTTCCAAG GTAAAATGTTTACACCTGCCTTGGGAATGTGCATCTGAGAGTGAACTTCAGGGATTGGAGCCGGATATAAT CTTAGGTGCGGACGTAATATATGACCCGTTGTGCCTGCCACACCTTGTGCGTTTGCTCTCCATTCTTGTGGATAAATCAGAGCCATCTTTGCGATTCCCGAGAGCAG GTTGTGACAGTGCAATTGGCAACTCACATGATTACAGCAATAGGTGCAATTCCCAGGATGTCGAGGCAGCTCGCGACCGTGCAGGAAATGCCAGCCCCACCAAGCATCCAATCGCTTACATTTCGTCTGTCATCCGCAATGCCAATACTTTCGATCGTTTTCTCGCTTTAGTTGACAAGGCAAATCTCACTGTTGCTGACCTGACTGGAACCTTTCAACCTGCCAGTTTACTTCCTTACATGCAATCATACGATAGATCGAGCATACGACTGTTCAGGCTCTCGAGTAAATGA